The genomic stretch CGAACTCCGGCCCCGGAGTAAGCGAGGTCATGATATCTTATAATTCGGGATTGCCTGTCATTCCGCGCTTGACACCGAATCCATCGCCTCTTCGGGACGAATCTTCAACTCAAAAATCTTGAGCAGCGTCAAAAAAATCGCCGTCACCAGCGGACCGAGGACCACCCCAACCAGACCGAAAACTACGATTCCCCCCATTATCGAGAAAAAAAGAAGCAGCGTGTGCATTTTGGTTTTGTTCCGGAACAGCATCGGCCGTACAAAATTATCTATCTGGCTCACTACAACTGTCCCCAGCGCGATAATAATAATCCCCTTCACAACCGACCCGCTCAAAATCAG from Candidatus Zixiibacteriota bacterium encodes the following:
- a CDS encoding AI-2E family transporter; the encoded protein is LILSGSVVKGIIIIALGTVVVSQIDNFVRPMLFRNKTKMHTLLLFFSIMGGIVVFGLVGVVLGPLVTAIFLTLLKIFELKIRPEEAMDSVSSAE